From Alkaliphilus flagellatus, the proteins below share one genomic window:
- a CDS encoding redox-sensing transcriptional repressor Rex: MNNKSFANISMAVIRRLPKYHRYLKELLDKEIYRISSKELSRLIGFTASQIRQDLNCFGGFGQQGYGYNVEELYNEIGKILGLDKTYKLIIIGAGNLGQAIANYTSFEKSGFELLALFDINPKLIGMKIRDIPFRDVDELEQFTLDNHVDIAVVCTPKEFAQGIVDKLNEKNVKGIWNFAPTDLKVPKDIIVENVHLSESLFTLSYLLNEREIENNKQE, from the coding sequence GTGAATAATAAAAGTTTTGCCAATATTTCCATGGCAGTAATTAGAAGATTACCGAAATACCATAGGTATTTAAAAGAATTATTAGACAAAGAAATTTACCGTATCTCATCAAAAGAGCTAAGCAGATTAATTGGTTTTACTGCATCTCAAATTCGTCAAGATTTAAATTGCTTTGGTGGTTTTGGCCAACAGGGGTATGGATATAATGTTGAAGAATTATATAATGAAATTGGTAAAATATTAGGTTTAGATAAAACCTATAAATTAATTATTATCGGAGCTGGTAATTTAGGTCAGGCAATTGCTAACTATACTAGCTTTGAAAAGTCTGGTTTTGAGCTATTAGCACTGTTTGATATAAATCCTAAATTGATAGGAATGAAAATTAGAGATATTCCATTTCGTGATGTAGATGAATTAGAACAGTTTACTTTAGATAATCATGTGGATATTGCTGTTGTTTGTACACCAAAAGAATTTGCCCAAGGTATAGTAGATAAGCTTAATGAAAAAAATGTTAAAGGAATTTGGAACTTTGCACCTACAGACCTAAAGGTACCAAAAGATATTATAGTAGAGAATGTACATCTTAGTGAAAGTTTATTTACATTGTCATACCTATTGAATGAAAGAGAAATAGAAAATAATAAACAAGAGTGA
- a CDS encoding CidA/LrgA family protein, protein MKLLRQFGIILGILFVGEFINSFTAIPIPGNILGMIILLISLVTGILKVEMIKDISKFLLDHLAFLFVPAGVGIIKNFHLVKDDWLYITIILVISTALVIAVTGCTVQFLKRRISK, encoded by the coding sequence TTGAAGCTATTAAGGCAGTTTGGAATTATACTGGGCATACTTTTTGTAGGCGAATTTATAAATAGCTTTACTGCAATTCCTATACCAGGTAATATTTTAGGTATGATAATATTATTGATATCTCTTGTAACTGGTATATTAAAAGTTGAAATGATAAAGGATATTTCAAAATTTTTACTAGATCATCTTGCCTTTTTATTTGTACCAGCTGGTGTTGGTATAATTAAAAATTTTCATCTAGTAAAGGACGACTGGCTGTACATTACAATAATATTAGTTATATCAACTGCATTAGTAATTGCTGTAACAGGATGTACAGTTCAGTTTTTAAAAAGGAGGATTTCAAAATAA
- a CDS encoding YcdB/YcdC domain-containing protein, translating to MYSYRKYVRYLIILITIISLSANLFFAIQLRLLGKKVSNSNIVISTRVESAIRDTMHSIKGIKETGAKEEMIDLQRSIQQLVLIFNSWVDLNQTEEKPNEALMRGLQGLETLRSAVVHNLNNQFSSRNENLTDYDIVFLDKIYEQLDRFSAVYNNIQGRVQEIKDPDNGDGGLGQWASNIEEVSKLYRHSRIPNEHPAYMPIDSILTRVDKILPELGDFSGSKEVTENVQIRDGVHYYEINYYTEDDLVYSIWIDAVNGFLRQFEDYTTDGKDTLVSEDEASHIAKKFMNRFESYGQMIDGVSAITDENTKNTIYAFQFIPILDNITMISDIVKVNVSSQGGKVIKYSNNFNGTIVPMSEVVVSLEDVEQKHSEQLLDMKYNGIAVVRSFYTHYRPVATYSYQSTKKEDIRKLYFDIVTGNQVYEAYSIYEPVSYISTEENY from the coding sequence TTGTATAGTTATAGAAAATATGTTAGATATTTGATTATTTTAATTACAATTATTAGCTTAAGTGCTAACCTGTTTTTTGCTATTCAGTTAAGATTATTAGGGAAAAAGGTTAGTAATTCCAATATAGTTATATCCACAAGGGTGGAAAGTGCTATTAGGGATACGATGCATTCAATAAAAGGAATAAAAGAAACAGGTGCAAAGGAAGAAATGATCGATTTACAGCGTTCTATTCAACAGCTAGTTTTGATTTTTAATAGTTGGGTTGACTTAAATCAAACAGAAGAAAAACCTAATGAGGCATTAATGAGAGGATTACAAGGACTAGAAACTTTAAGAAGTGCAGTGGTTCATAATTTGAACAATCAGTTTAGTAGCCGTAATGAAAATTTAACAGATTATGATATAGTGTTTTTAGATAAAATTTATGAACAGTTAGATAGATTTTCAGCAGTATACAATAATATTCAAGGACGGGTACAGGAAATTAAAGATCCGGATAATGGTGACGGTGGATTAGGACAGTGGGCAAGTAATATAGAGGAAGTATCTAAACTTTATAGACATAGTCGTATTCCTAATGAGCATCCTGCATATATGCCAATAGACTCAATATTAACAAGGGTAGATAAAATACTTCCTGAGCTTGGTGATTTTTCAGGATCTAAAGAAGTAACAGAAAATGTTCAAATCCGAGATGGTGTTCATTATTATGAAATAAATTATTATACTGAAGATGATTTAGTATATTCAATATGGATAGATGCTGTTAACGGATTCCTTAGACAATTTGAAGATTATACAACAGATGGTAAGGATACACTTGTTTCTGAAGATGAAGCTTCACATATCGCTAAAAAGTTTATGAATAGATTTGAATCCTATGGACAGATGATAGATGGGGTATCGGCAATTACGGATGAAAACACAAAAAATACTATTTATGCATTTCAATTTATTCCTATCTTAGATAATATTACTATGATTAGTGACATAGTTAAAGTAAATGTTTCTTCTCAGGGTGGGAAGGTTATTAAATACTCTAATAACTTTAACGGTACAATAGTACCTATGTCAGAAGTAGTAGTATCCCTAGAGGATGTGGAACAAAAACATAGTGAACAACTTTTAGATATGAAATATAATGGAATAGCAGTTGTTAGGTCATTTTATACCCACTATAGACCAGTAGCTACTTATAGTTATCAATCAACTAAAAAAGAAGACATAAGAAAGCTATATTTTGATATAGTTACAGGAAATCAAGTTTATGAGGCATATTCTATATATGAGCCCGTATCCTATATTTCCACGGAGGAAAATTATTAA
- a CDS encoding coenzyme F420-0:L-glutamate ligase produces MDQPQQMMANAGKELGINVGNKQFARIPVKTHLIKREDNIVDVACKYLKDKVRERDIVFITEKIVGITQGRAIPLKEIKPRPLATFLAKYVTKTPAGIGLGMPETMEMALRECGTIRILFAAIVGAISKILFRRRGDFYRIAGPKARAIDGPTSGTIPPYNTHVVLGPAKPDEVAQEVSRALGGIRVVISDINDLGGNILGGSHKDINFNEVVQILKDNPLGQGKEQTPMGIIREI; encoded by the coding sequence ATGGATCAACCTCAACAAATGATGGCAAATGCAGGAAAAGAACTCGGTATTAATGTTGGTAATAAGCAATTTGCGAGAATACCAGTTAAAACACATTTAATTAAACGAGAAGATAATATTGTGGATGTAGCATGTAAATATTTAAAGGACAAGGTACGAGAGAGAGATATAGTATTTATAACTGAAAAAATAGTAGGAATTACCCAAGGTCGAGCTATTCCTTTAAAGGAAATAAAGCCTAGACCTTTAGCTACTTTTCTTGCTAAATATGTAACTAAAACTCCAGCAGGCATAGGACTAGGTATGCCTGAAACTATGGAAATGGCTCTTAGGGAGTGTGGAACTATTAGAATTCTATTTGCAGCTATAGTTGGAGCTATAAGCAAAATACTTTTTAGAAGAAGAGGGGATTTTTATAGAATTGCTGGACCAAAAGCTAGGGCAATTGATGGGCCTACCTCTGGTACAATCCCACCATATAATACACATGTAGTATTAGGTCCTGCTAAGCCTGACGAAGTTGCTCAAGAAGTTAGTAGAGCTCTAGGAGGTATTAGGGTAGTTATTTCAGATATTAATGACCTAGGAGGCAATATATTAGGTGGATCTCATAAGGATATTAACTTTAATGAAGTAGTTCAAATACTTAAAGATAATCCTCTAGGACAAGGTAAAGAACAGACACCTATGGGAATTATCAGGGAAATATAA
- a CDS encoding putative ABC transporter permease subunit, whose translation MKGLGSLLKTQLNVNFGISAIKYKYFKQKKELWQPIIFLIAMASLLPLYIGYIKLLGGVFSSLKSINQEGTILLLGVLGSQIILFIFGISHIFAKFYYADDLQILVPLPIKPSTILTARFITVMINEYLTVLPIILPILLVYGIQSGLGILYWLYSILIIIAVPVIPLALSSIVVMIFMRYTNIKGKRDLIRVIGGVLMVLVILLIQVITQKTATTLPQGQEMEYIASLLSEKNSLIRQMGVSFPPSIWASTALVEFNNINGLLSLLTFMGISGLIFYGMVYISEKVFYKGLIGGQEVSSKKKKLTDKQFSNQIGKVRHPILAILERDMKILVRTPIFLMNSIGAVIIIPFALAIPLFTTDPQMLSTIAQFYKESNTIIINLILSAFIMFIAANNGIGATTFSREGRQFWISRVVPIKVEDQLIGKILSSILVQILALVIILGVALFVVPLKLSTILIVTILGLLGGIPITELAILIDIARPLLDWDNPQKAMKQNMNVFFALLLGIAYLVINVLLVLFMFKIKINSLIIYLSLGIIYIVISIVLFKFLSSFTTKRFREIE comes from the coding sequence ATGAAGGGGTTAGGTTCTTTATTAAAAACTCAATTGAATGTAAATTTTGGTATTTCTGCTATTAAGTACAAATATTTTAAACAGAAGAAGGAGTTATGGCAGCCAATTATATTTTTAATTGCAATGGCTTCTTTGTTGCCATTATATATAGGCTATATTAAATTACTAGGCGGTGTATTTTCATCTTTGAAGTCCATCAATCAAGAAGGTACTATTTTATTGCTTGGAGTTTTAGGATCTCAGATTATTCTTTTTATATTTGGTATATCTCATATATTTGCAAAGTTTTATTATGCAGATGATTTACAAATTTTAGTACCATTACCTATTAAACCAAGTACAATACTAACAGCTCGTTTTATTACTGTAATGATAAATGAATATTTAACAGTACTTCCGATTATATTACCTATTCTGTTAGTCTATGGAATACAAAGTGGCCTAGGGATATTATATTGGCTATATAGTATTTTAATTATTATTGCTGTTCCTGTTATACCTTTAGCTCTTTCATCTATAGTAGTAATGATTTTCATGCGGTATACAAATATAAAGGGTAAAAGAGACTTAATAAGAGTAATTGGTGGAGTGCTAATGGTTCTAGTTATTTTATTAATACAAGTCATTACTCAAAAAACTGCTACAACTCTTCCTCAAGGGCAAGAAATGGAGTATATTGCTAGTTTACTTAGTGAAAAAAATAGTTTGATTAGACAGATGGGAGTATCATTTCCACCAAGTATTTGGGCATCTACCGCATTGGTCGAGTTTAACAATATAAATGGCCTATTGTCTTTACTTACTTTTATGGGTATTTCTGGACTTATATTTTATGGAATGGTATATATAAGTGAGAAAGTATTTTACAAAGGGTTAATTGGTGGGCAAGAGGTATCGTCTAAAAAGAAAAAGCTGACGGATAAACAGTTTAGTAATCAAATTGGCAAAGTACGACATCCTATTTTGGCCATACTAGAAAGAGATATGAAAATTTTAGTTAGGACACCTATTTTCTTAATGAACTCTATTGGGGCCGTAATAATTATTCCATTTGCTTTAGCAATTCCACTTTTTACTACAGATCCACAGATGCTAAGCACAATTGCACAGTTTTATAAGGAAAGCAATACAATAATAATTAATCTTATATTATCTGCTTTTATAATGTTTATTGCTGCAAATAATGGTATAGGAGCTACAACCTTTTCAAGAGAAGGCAGACAATTTTGGATTTCAAGAGTTGTTCCTATTAAAGTGGAAGATCAGCTTATTGGAAAAATACTAAGCTCTATATTGGTTCAAATATTAGCATTAGTTATAATTTTAGGTGTAGCCCTATTTGTTGTTCCGCTAAAATTATCAACTATATTAATAGTTACTATCTTAGGTCTTTTAGGAGGAATACCTATAACAGAGCTAGCTATACTTATTGATATTGCAAGGCCATTGTTAGATTGGGATAATCCTCAGAAAGCAATGAAACAAAATATGAATGTATTTTTTGCTTTATTGCTTGGAATTGCCTATTTAGTTATTAATGTTTTGCTAGTATTATTTATGTTTAAGATTAAAATAAATTCACTAATTATTTATTTATCTCTAGGGATAATATATATTGTTATATCCATAGTATTGTTTAAGTTTTTGAGTAGCTTTACCACTAAAAGATTTAGAGAAATTGAATAG
- a CDS encoding ABC transporter ATP-binding protein — translation MLKLENVSKSYSSGNVKAVDNVSFEVKPGEIFGFLGPNGAGKTTTLKMIVGLLKPDAGNIFINGLDFQEHSLEVKKMISYVPDNHEVYERLTGIEYLNFMGDMYGISKDIRSKKINEYLELFELKDAVGDLIKSYSHGMKQKIVLIGALLNDPEVFILDEPLVGLDPKSAFKLKEIMRDRCNAGKSVFFSTHVLEVAEKLCDRIAIIRKGQIIACGTMEELRQQSESKQSLENIFLELTE, via the coding sequence ATGCTAAAATTAGAAAATGTCAGTAAGTCTTATAGTAGTGGAAATGTAAAAGCGGTTGATAATGTTAGTTTTGAAGTAAAGCCTGGTGAAATATTTGGTTTTCTAGGACCAAATGGAGCTGGTAAAACTACAACCTTAAAAATGATAGTAGGACTTTTGAAGCCTGATGCAGGAAATATTTTTATAAATGGGCTAGATTTTCAAGAACATTCTTTAGAAGTAAAAAAGATGATTAGCTATGTTCCAGATAATCATGAAGTATATGAAAGGTTAACGGGAATAGAGTATTTAAACTTTATGGGAGACATGTACGGTATTTCAAAGGATATAAGAAGTAAGAAAATAAATGAGTACTTAGAGCTCTTTGAATTAAAAGATGCTGTAGGAGATTTAATTAAAAGTTATTCCCATGGAATGAAGCAAAAGATTGTTTTAATAGGAGCTTTACTAAATGACCCAGAGGTTTTCATATTAGATGAGCCTCTAGTTGGCCTGGATCCCAAGTCTGCTTTTAAGTTAAAGGAAATAATGAGGGATAGATGTAATGCAGGAAAGTCCGTGTTTTTCTCCACCCATGTACTGGAAGTGGCAGAAAAGCTTTGCGACAGAATAGCCATTATACGAAAAGGTCAAATTATCGCTTGTGGAACTATGGAGGAACTAAGACAGCAATCTGAAAGTAAACAGTCATTAGAAAATATCTTTTTGGAGTTGACAGAGTAA
- a CDS encoding DNA-3-methyladenine glycosylase family protein, whose protein sequence is MEIIHKDNKVILKNIRDFEPKHIFECGQCFRWDLEDDGSYIGVAYGKILNVRKEEDTIVFNNTNIEDFNNIWTSYFDLNNNYGKIKEDLSKDDEVMKDATNFGYGIRILKQEPWETLISFIISANNAIPRIKKSVRLLSENFGEYLGQYDGKDYYSFPTPEAIYNLSEEQLAACGVGYRSKYILNTARAVIDENISLEQLKELNSEDCFEAMRRFSGVGPKVANCILVFAMGKVEAVPVDVWVKRVMEYFYFHKDTPNKKIEEFARDKFGKYGGYAQQYLFYYARELGIGK, encoded by the coding sequence TTGGAGATTATACATAAAGATAATAAAGTAATATTAAAAAACATAAGAGATTTTGAACCCAAGCATATTTTTGAATGTGGTCAATGTTTTAGATGGGACCTAGAGGATGATGGAAGCTATATTGGAGTCGCCTATGGTAAGATTTTAAATGTAAGAAAAGAGGAAGATACAATTGTTTTTAATAATACAAATATAGAAGATTTTAATAACATATGGACTTCCTATTTTGATTTAAATAACAACTACGGAAAAATTAAAGAGGATTTAAGTAAAGATGATGAGGTTATGAAAGACGCTACTAATTTTGGCTATGGAATTAGAATACTTAAGCAGGAACCTTGGGAAACTTTAATCTCTTTCATTATTTCTGCTAACAATGCTATCCCTCGTATAAAAAAATCTGTAAGATTGTTAAGCGAAAATTTCGGGGAATATTTAGGACAATACGATGGAAAGGACTATTATAGTTTTCCAACTCCAGAGGCTATTTATAATTTGTCGGAGGAACAATTAGCAGCCTGCGGAGTAGGATATAGATCTAAATATATTTTAAATACCGCTAGAGCAGTGATTGATGAAAATATTTCTTTGGAACAGCTAAAGGAATTAAATAGTGAAGATTGCTTTGAAGCTATGCGTAGGTTTAGTGGAGTAGGGCCTAAAGTAGCCAACTGCATTTTGGTATTTGCTATGGGAAAAGTAGAAGCAGTTCCTGTAGATGTGTGGGTTAAAAGAGTCATGGAATATTTTTATTTTCATAAAGACACACCTAATAAAAAAATTGAAGAGTTTGCTAGAGATAAGTTTGGAAAATATGGTGGGTATGCACAACAGTATTTATTTTACTATGCTAGAGAACTTGGAATAGGGAAATAG
- a CDS encoding GNAT family N-acetyltransferase: MIIREMVADDIDNIKRLDYSFKSNKYYKVSKEELSYKLEIKELGESHEEKYSIKLMDEKGKYTKTFLIEENERIFGYIEMLYTQHNNLLQIINLWVEEDVRQRNIGRKLVKSAKGFARFNKARGIIVQVENYNYPAIKFFIKEGFYICGLNEAAYDNKGLLEDRVEIHLLFDFK; this comes from the coding sequence ATGATTATACGTGAAATGGTAGCCGATGATATTGACAATATAAAAAGACTTGACTATAGCTTTAAATCTAATAAATATTATAAGGTTAGTAAGGAAGAGCTTAGTTATAAGTTAGAGATAAAAGAACTGGGAGAAAGTCATGAAGAGAAGTATAGTATTAAATTAATGGATGAGAAAGGTAAATATACGAAGACTTTTTTAATAGAGGAGAATGAAAGAATTTTTGGGTATATAGAGATGTTATATACTCAGCATAATAATCTTCTACAAATAATAAACCTTTGGGTAGAAGAGGATGTGCGCCAAAGAAATATTGGTAGAAAGCTTGTAAAGTCAGCGAAAGGATTTGCTAGATTTAACAAGGCTAGAGGCATTATTGTTCAAGTAGAAAATTATAATTACCCTGCTATTAAGTTTTTTATTAAAGAAGGATTCTATATTTGTGGACTTAATGAAGCTGCTTACGATAATAAAGGTTTATTAGAAGATAGAGTTGAAATACACCTTTTGTTTGATTTTAAATAA
- a CDS encoding 4Fe-4S binding protein, which yields MAYKISDACISCGACEPECPVSVISAGDTQYVIDPEGCIECGACANVCPVDAPQPE from the coding sequence ATGGCTTATAAAATTTCAGATGCATGTATTAGTTGTGGTGCTTGTGAACCAGAATGTCCAGTAAGTGTTATTTCAGCTGGAGATACACAATACGTAATCGATCCAGAAGGATGTATCGAGTGCGGTGCATGTGCTAACGTTTGTCCAGTAGATGCTCCACAACCAGAATAA
- a CDS encoding LrgB family protein, with product MELLNTPVFGILLSIISFEIGGIIYKRTKLAVFNPLFVSIILSIVFLLYFNIDVEVYEKGGSFINFFLGPATVILAVPLYKQIDLLKSNLIPILGGILAGSLTAIVSVWVLSTLFGIDRVLVLSMIPKSVTTPIGIEISNQIGGISSITVMSIIITGNVGVVMAGFLFRALRIEDEVAVGIAYGTAAHALGTSRAMEIGEKQGAMSSLSIGVAGLITVLIAPLLIILLNI from the coding sequence ATGGAACTGTTAAACACACCGGTTTTTGGTATACTTTTATCTATAATATCCTTTGAAATAGGAGGAATTATATATAAGAGAACAAAGCTAGCAGTATTTAATCCCCTTTTTGTGAGCATAATTCTTTCTATAGTATTTCTACTTTATTTTAATATAGATGTGGAGGTTTATGAAAAGGGCGGAAGTTTTATTAACTTCTTTTTAGGGCCTGCAACAGTGATTCTTGCTGTTCCACTTTATAAGCAAATTGACCTTTTAAAGTCTAATCTAATACCTATACTTGGAGGAATATTAGCAGGATCTTTGACTGCCATTGTTAGTGTATGGGTACTTAGTACATTATTTGGTATAGATAGAGTTTTGGTGCTTTCTATGATTCCTAAATCTGTAACTACACCAATAGGAATAGAAATTTCTAACCAAATAGGAGGGATATCTTCTATAACAGTTATGTCTATAATAATAACAGGTAATGTAGGTGTTGTTATGGCAGGGTTTTTGTTTAGAGCATTAAGGATAGAGGATGAAGTGGCTGTAGGTATAGCCTATGGTACTGCTGCCCACGCTTTAGGAACAAGTAGAGCAATGGAAATAGGTGAAAAACAAGGGGCTATGAGTAGTCTTTCAATTGGTGTTGCGGGGCTTATTACGGTTTTGATCGCACCATTATTAATTATATTATTAAATATTTAA
- a CDS encoding Glu/Leu/Phe/Val family dehydrogenase, whose amino-acid sequence MAGKANPFETAQQQVKSACDKLGTEQAVYEILKNPMRTLEVAIPVKMDDGTVKTFIGYRAQHNDAIGPFKGGVRFHPGVNADEVKALSTWMTFKCGVVGVPYGGGKGGVIVDPFELSQGELERLSRGYSRAIAPIIGEKVDIPAPDVGTNGQVMAWFVDEYQKATGEFAPGVYTGKPVSFYGSLARTEATGYGVALAAREAAKKVGIDMTQATVAIQGFGNVGSFTAKYVAQLGGTIVAVADHTAGLYNSKGFDVDALAAYVQEHRCIKGFPGAESEFPKEDIITFDADILLPCALENAITSDNADGVKAKIVCEGANGPTTLEADKIMNDKGIIVVPDIFANAGGVTVSYFEWVQNLQRYNWSFEEVQEKQEALMVKAFNEIWDLKEEKQVEMRTAAYMISIKRVADAMKLRGWY is encoded by the coding sequence ATGGCTGGAAAAGCAAATCCTTTTGAGACCGCTCAACAACAAGTAAAATCAGCATGCGACAAATTAGGTACTGAACAAGCAGTATACGAAATTCTTAAAAACCCAATGAGAACATTAGAGGTTGCTATCCCTGTTAAAATGGATGATGGAACTGTTAAAACTTTCATTGGATACAGAGCACAACATAACGATGCTATTGGACCATTTAAAGGTGGAGTTAGATTCCATCCAGGAGTAAATGCGGATGAAGTTAAAGCTCTTTCTACATGGATGACTTTCAAATGTGGAGTTGTTGGTGTACCTTACGGTGGAGGTAAAGGTGGCGTTATCGTTGATCCTTTCGAATTATCTCAAGGTGAATTAGAAAGATTATCTAGAGGTTACTCAAGAGCTATTGCTCCTATCATTGGAGAAAAAGTAGATATCCCTGCTCCAGACGTTGGAACAAATGGACAAGTTATGGCTTGGTTCGTAGATGAATACCAAAAAGCAACTGGTGAATTTGCTCCTGGAGTATACACAGGTAAGCCAGTATCCTTCTATGGTTCTTTAGCTAGAACAGAAGCTACAGGATATGGAGTTGCTCTTGCTGCTAGAGAGGCTGCTAAAAAAGTTGGTATTGATATGACACAAGCTACAGTAGCTATTCAAGGTTTTGGAAACGTTGGTAGCTTTACAGCTAAATACGTTGCTCAACTAGGAGGAACAATAGTAGCAGTTGCTGACCATACAGCTGGACTTTATAACAGCAAAGGATTCGATGTTGATGCATTAGCTGCATACGTACAAGAGCACAGATGCATTAAAGGATTCCCAGGAGCTGAAAGTGAATTCCCTAAAGAAGATATTATTACTTTCGATGCAGATATTTTATTACCATGTGCATTAGAAAATGCTATAACTTCTGACAATGCTGATGGTGTTAAAGCTAAAATTGTTTGTGAAGGTGCTAATGGACCTACAACTTTAGAAGCTGACAAAATCATGAACGACAAAGGAATCATTGTTGTTCCAGATATCTTTGCTAATGCTGGTGGAGTAACTGTATCATACTTCGAGTGGGTACAAAACTTACAAAGATATAACTGGTCATTTGAAGAAGTTCAAGAAAAGCAAGAAGCATTAATGGTTAAAGCTTTCAATGAAATCTGGGATCTTAAAGAAGAAAAGCAAGTAGAAATGAGAACAGCTGCTTACATGATTTCTATTAAGAGAGTTGCAGATGCAATGAAACTTAGAGGATGGTACTAA
- a CDS encoding Asp23/Gls24 family envelope stress response protein → MEVFVLVGSSGTGKSFRAISVAKQRNIEYIIDDGLLIKGNKVLGGSSAKREKSKMSAIKRALFIEDDHRREIIQILDKEKPNKILILGTSDKMVESIVETLEVGEIKEWIFIEDVASKEEIKLARKYRVKEGKHIIPVPTFEIKKDFSGYFLNPLKIFRNFSKEDAHDWEERSVVRPTFSYMGKYFISNGVIEDLVYHVANKIIGIFKINNININNTNNGLIIEIDARIVYGNPIRPLVERLQEQVKTEIEDMTSLNIVSIDVNVKNLVIL, encoded by the coding sequence ATGGAAGTATTTGTGCTTGTAGGCTCTAGTGGCACTGGCAAAAGCTTTCGGGCTATCAGTGTAGCAAAACAAAGAAATATTGAATATATAATTGATGATGGGCTTTTAATAAAAGGAAATAAGGTTCTTGGAGGTAGTTCCGCTAAAAGAGAGAAGTCAAAGATGTCGGCTATAAAAAGAGCTCTTTTTATTGAGGATGATCATAGAAGAGAAATTATTCAAATTTTAGATAAAGAAAAACCTAATAAAATATTGATTTTAGGTACTTCAGATAAAATGGTGGAGTCTATAGTTGAAACTTTAGAAGTTGGGGAAATTAAAGAATGGATTTTTATAGAAGATGTTGCAAGTAAGGAGGAAATTAAACTAGCACGAAAATATCGGGTAAAGGAAGGTAAACATATTATTCCTGTACCAACATTTGAAATAAAGAAGGACTTTTCTGGATATTTTTTAAATCCATTAAAGATATTTCGAAACTTCAGCAAAGAAGATGCTCACGATTGGGAAGAACGTTCTGTAGTGAGACCAACCTTTAGCTATATGGGAAAATATTTTATTTCAAATGGTGTTATTGAGGATTTAGTATACCATGTGGCTAATAAAATAATAGGTATTTTTAAAATCAATAATATAAATATAAATAATACTAACAATGGGCTTATAATAGAAATAGATGCTAGAATTGTATATGGAAATCCTATTAGACCTTTAGTTGAAAGACTTCAAGAACAAGTTAAAACAGAAATAGAGGATATGACTTCCTTGAATATAGTTTCTATAGATGTAAATGTGAAAAATTTGGTTATATTATAG
- a CDS encoding MarR family winged helix-turn-helix transcriptional regulator, producing the protein MRNYYAQIHEYLEKLISNIIVLDKKGINTNGFYLSITDLLILKLLGHGEGKKMFEVMDIINVDRNAFKTIINRLIIQDYVVKSRSNDDKRAYFLQLTDKGRRVFEEITDKEKQMIFSLLNDFTFNEEKAILKFLVKLEMLNREKK; encoded by the coding sequence ATGAGAAATTATTATGCCCAAATACATGAATATTTGGAAAAATTAATTAGCAATATTATTGTATTAGATAAAAAAGGCATTAACACCAATGGATTCTATCTGTCTATTACTGATCTTTTAATCTTAAAATTACTAGGACATGGAGAAGGTAAGAAGATGTTTGAAGTAATGGATATAATAAATGTAGATCGTAATGCTTTCAAGACAATAATTAATCGATTGATTATTCAAGACTATGTAGTTAAGAGTAGAAGTAACGATGATAAAAGAGCATATTTTTTACAATTAACGGATAAGGGTAGAAGAGTATTTGAAGAAATTACAGATAAGGAGAAACAGATGATTTTCTCTTTACTTAATGATTTTACATTTAATGAAGAAAAGGCTATATTAAAGTTTCTTGTAAAATTAGAAATGCTAAATAGAGAAAAAAAGTAG